TTTACTCCACATTTTAACCAATCAAGGCACGTTTTGATACTACACTTAcataattgattaattttcaaattatattcATAAAATTAGACTTTGGCCAATATCTTTGAATGAGCTCAACTAAATAAACGTTTTTAAGTTCTGCCTAAGCTGTGACAGTGATGTTGCATTACTTGAAGCAGGGCTTATATCATACAACACTTTACAGTAAGCCTAAACgaaaacgaaaagaaagaagCCTTGTGCTGCTTCAAATTATGGAACCCAAATAAACAGTACCACATTTTCACATGCATCTAAGAGAACATTTAACTAAATTACTTACAATGACAGTTGTCACAATGGCCTTCACTTCTCCTCTGTGTGCCATACTCAGCTCTCTGAACTTCTTAACAATGTCATCCAGGTGTCTCAGCCTTCCATTCTCAGCCAGCAAAACTAGAAAAGACAATTGAGCACAGTTACAATCAGCATGCCAACAAGATGCagtgaaggggaagaaagagacCCCATTCCCAAGGGCCTCAAAACTTTGAAGGCAAGCAATCAAGTGCTTAAGGCAGAAGCCCATATGGATTCTCACAAAGGTAGCTTTGCAGAAATGGAGGAAAAGCaacagagaaaatattaaaaggagGTCATCCTAACAAGAGCACTGACAATGCATGACACTATAAATGACTAGCAAGAAAATGCCATCAAAACAACAACATCAAGTTGACCACCACACAGCAGTAATAAGATTAAGACAGAAGCCCATATGGAATCCATCAAGTAGTTAAGGCAGAAGCCCATATTGAGTAACTTCACACAAATGGAGGAAAAGCAAcagagaaaatattgaaaagggGTCGTCACAACAAGGGCACCAACAATTGTGAACATTATAATCCATTGCAGAGAAGACTAGTAAGCAAACGCCTAAGCCATAAGACAACATGTCAACAACATCAAGTTGACCACAACATGCAGCAGTAATGAAATTAAGCCAGCCAAAGACAGTAATTACAATCAAAAGCCTAACACAGGGGTACCAAGACACAGCTAGAAGGCACAGTACAGTCCAGCCATGAGGAGTAAACAATAAGTGATTgatgttaaaaaaagaattaacgCTCCATATACTACAGCGTATATAAATACCAGGGACAAGTGGCAATGGCAATTGAGCCCAGAAAGGCAGCATCTTCAATCTACTAAAGCCACACCAGgcttttttaaggaaaaatgaGGTCAAGGATACAAACCAATACGACGCTAAAGATCTTGGAAAAAATGAATAGCCTACTTAAAATGGATCAGCCATATCAAGGACCATGCACTGGTCATATAACATTAACCACTAGTGAAAGGTGTCGCCGAATATGAAATGACAAGAGTAGAACTATAAGGTTTTCCAGAGGTGGTTCATGCAGCAACTCATCACCAACTAcaataagagaaagaaaaaggcagATAAAAACAATGAGCCTCCCTAGCAAACAAGTGGAATAATACTTCCAAACTGCAAAAAGAACTTTCAAAACACAATTGTGAGCTAAGGGCTATAACCAATTGTCCAAAGAAATGGCAACACATGTTTGAGAGACATAATAAATATACATACAAAATAAAAGCACTAGTAACAGAACATCCAAAGAAATGGCAGTACATGTTTGAGACAGATAAGCTCCACCAATTACTTCCTAGCAAAAATTTGGGGGGATGCTACTAGTCTgacagaaaggaaaaatgaggtCAAACCAAAGTGTCAGTTTTTCCTAATATACAGATGACTGCAGAATAAGCCCAAGAAATATTTCTCATTACAATGCAGAATTCACTATTAAATGGACCAAGAGAAGTGTATAAAGCGAGATACAATGTAAGCCAACTACAATCCCAATCATAGAGGCAACAAAAACAACAGTTATTAGTAATCACATTTAACAAAGTAGAGCAGAATCTCATACCCAAAAAGTTCTTTGTGATTTCGGAAAATTTAGCTTCATCACAGATAGCATTAACAGCCTTAACTCTAATGTCTGCAGGAACTGTTAAGTCCTTCATGAACTGTGAAAAGGTAGCACTCCTTTCTGAGGCCTCCACCAGGTCAACAAATTCAGACTCAACCTTATCCAAGGTATTAGCCTTCACTGCAGCGAGGTATAGAGCAGAAGCATAGTTTCCTGAACCACCATATAAGACAAGAGGCACCTGCATTTCCACACAGGCAGAAGAAGACCTAATTAAATCACTCTATTCTCAGTTTCCCAATCTTTGACAGACCTCAACAGCTTTACATAATTAGGGAAGAGTTGTCTGTCTACATAGTGAAAACTCAATTATTTGCACCATAACACATCTCAAGTTTACAATGACTAAAACGGAGTTCAATGAGAATGATAGCTTTGACTAGGATATCAAAGCCATCCAGAATTTCCATGGCTAATGCAGATTGAGGGAACATTTAATAAGAACATTCCAATCCTAGGTTAGAAAATTTCGTAGAAAAGAGAAGGATGTCTCCTTCCAAgcatatataaaaagaaaacactgTTTCCTACAACAGataccccccaaaaaaaaaaaaaaataaaaagattattcTCTTGAACATCGTTTACACTATAGTTACCTTGACTTTGTCACCCTTCTTTGCCAAATCAGTAGAGTAACTTCTCGAAACCTGCAGGAAGCCAATGTCAAACAGcataagaaaaacaaatagaCATATCTGCTTTTCAATGTCCGGACATCATAATCTGCATCAGGTCATGCAAACAAGCAACTAATGGCTACAAAAAGTCTCTCAGAAGATCCTGTCTAACTTAACCAACTtcacaaaattagaaaagtaaGAATCATTCATAATCCACAACTGCTACTACAAGAAAGGAGCTGCtagagaaacaagaagaaaccaATTGATCATAGGCATTCATTTATACCTCAGTCGATAAACTCAATAAGCCTCATACAATCAGGAAAACTCAAACAATTACAGCGACAGACCATTAAACTACATGCAATGCAGCTCCCTCACatgccatttcttcttcttttctcatttctttggCAAAAATACGCCAACAACCAGTCAGCTGACGAGCAAAGCAAAACAGAACTAAACTAATCGTCACAGACTACAGCGACATTATCATCGAACAAACAGCTGACCGCAATCGATCAAATTGCGACTAAAGAGCTACCGCCCCGACCGAAAAAGACAGACCAGATCATCAAAATCCCAATCGTGCGCCATACCTATCGGACCTTCCCGATTTCAGCCGGAAAAATTCGAAAGCGATACTACGATACGGACTGCGATCCCAAAAATCCACacctcttccttttctatttctctcgATCAGTAGGTACCTCGGCTTTGGAGACAGTAGGGCACAGCAAAGCGCGGCTGAGAGCGCATCGCTGGCCCGACAGCgagtcggcggcggcggccatcATCCTGCTGAGGAGAGGGAGGCTGGATCTGATGCGCCCGGCCATGGCCATTTTCTCTCGGTTCGCCGGAACCAAACCCTAATTTGACGCCTTTGTGAAGCGCTCGGTAAAGCTGCGACGACGGTGAATCTGAGGAGAGAGACGAGACGTTTGCGATGGAACTGTCTACTACtcactaggggtgagcgcggttcccggttcttaaaggaccggttccggttcccggttccattttTCCGGGAACCGATGCGGAACCGGTTCCTAACCGGAACCGGTTCGGAACCGGTTAGGGCTCCAAAAGGATACCCCCCTCCCCCGCTCGCTCCCCCTCCCTCGCTCGGCACTGAGactccctttctattttctaatcCCTACTCAGATTTCAGATCTGGAACTcacgccgccggacgccgctctAAGTctcgccgccggacgccgctcgCCCTCAAGGCCGctgccgccggacgccgctgGACGCCAGTCGCCGACGTCGCTCGCGCGAACCCTCGTCGCTCGACGCCCGTCGCTGCCGTACTCTGCCTCTGCCCGTCGCCGACGCCGCTCTGACTctcgccgccggacgccgctcgCCTTCAAGGCCGCCACCACCGGACGCCGCTGGACGCCAGTTGCTGACGCCGCTCGCGCGAACCCTCGCCGCTCAACGCCAGTCGCTGCCGTGCTCTGCCTCTGCCCGTCGCTGACGCCGCTCTGACTCTTGCCCGCCGCGACTACCCGACGCCGGCAGATCTGAGCCGAGCTAGTCTCCGCTCGCGACCCACCGCCTCTGCTCGCGCCAGAAGCCCAACATGCCAAAAAGCATAAGCCTgtcatttattatttcttttcttgttcgtTTCACGTTTGTTGGAATTGGGACTTGCTTGGTTACGGATTTCGATGGTTTTTGATGCAAAAGCTGAGATGATCGAGTCCCTCACCATGATATAATTTTAAGAATCGAATGACtgtctcttcctttcttttgggTCCGTTACTGTTCCACAGATTCTCCTGTTGTTGCTGATAAGGCACGATTCTTCTATCCCATGTACACCTGTTATTTCTGTGAGTCCAGATTACTTACGTGTTCACCCGTTTATGACTTAGAGGACCTGCAGGCTTTCTCAAacgtaaattttttttgcaggTAAATCACTGTGTTTCCAGATTCCAGCCCTATTGACTGGGAAGGTGGATGTTGTGATGTCACCATTGATAAGTTTAATGCATGGTTTACTCGATGTCTCCGGTCAACTAAGCCGCGTCCACCCAAGTGTTTAATAATGCAATTAAGTGCAATTTTCTGATCTGAGCAAAGTGGTCTGCTGAAAAGCACGAAGAATATCAGAAATATCTTTTGCGAATTACCTTCTCTTCCTCGGACTATTGTGGCAATAACTGAGGAATCTGAGCTCGTCCCTTGTTCAAACGGAGAGGTGCGTGTTCTTTCTCTGTCAGAAGTCCCAAGTTTGTCTCCGACTTGCAGTCATAACTAATTTCACATGAAGTCGAACatcatatctttttcttttattgtttttatagCTCGGGAAGTATATTTATGGCGTGATTTTGATGTTAGAGGATCATTCATGAAACTCTGTTTTGCTAAAACTCTTGCCAATGGGGAAGCAGGAAATGGTGGGTGAACAACTCGTAACCTCATGGAAATACTTATGGAAAATCACCAACTTCAATAGCTTAAGTTCAGTCAGGTACTACTCTCAAGTATTCACAGTTGGCGGCCACGACTGGTAAACATTGTTTCATTTTCAGCGGTTGTAAAATGGTGTATCTACTTAGGCGGTTGGCTTGATTCTGAGCAGGTGCTTGTTGATCTACCCAAAAGGCAATAGAACCAACTCTTTGGCACTATATTTGAGTGTTGCCAATCCTACAGGACTTCCAGACGGATGGTCTAGATTTGCACTGTTCAAATTGACTCTGGTTAATCAGATAAATGCTGGTTCTTCAAAGAGAAAGGGTATGAATTGTCTACTCCAGGGCCTCCTTTTCCCCCGGCTAGATGGTTCTTTTATTTAATCTTGCCGTTAATATATTTCTGAAAGGATGATAAGCGATGATCTGAGTTCTTTTGTTGGTTCATGTAAGATGTATAAAATTCAAGTAACAGGAAACATGTGATTTTGTCACTCTACCCCTCTTGAGACACCCAGATTAGTTTTGGAGTGAATATTCACCATGTTGAAAGTGGCTGGCGAGTGTAGATTTGAAGCTGAAGAAATCTGAAGGACCAAATTGATGTTTTGCTGAAGTAAATTAGAACATTCTGGTGCTGTGTTTTGAATCTTTTATTCAAACATGTTTCAACTTTACTCCAGTTGTTTGATCTGCTGTCGAATGTCGCTCCTGCATAACATGGTAAATGTCTATATTATTATATGCACACTCTATTTATGATCTACATCATTCGCAACCACTAAACTCCCGCTGATCTTGCAGAGACAGAACACATTTTCACTGCTAGAGAGAGCGATTGGGGTTTCACATCCTTTATCCTTACCTGTTGCTCGGTTATTTACCATGACTTTGACCATTGGTTCAgctttgcatgttaattatcCTAGTCGATAGAGGGGACAATTATGATGATTAAAGATTATGGTAAGGATTCTTTCCTGATTGAAGTTTTTTCACGTTTCAGGAAACTATTTGTGTTAAGAGAGAACTTCAGCACCTCCAAGATGaagttcttgaaatttgacatccCACTAATGGCTTTGACTGCTACTGCTAGTAACTATGTTCAAGAAGATGTTATTCGGCGCCTTTGCATGTCAAAGGAGACAAAGATTGTGCTTACATCATTCTACTGCTCCAATCTACGTTTTTCTGAGTTTGtcgttttcttttgttctaaggATTGGATTAGGTTTTTTTGTGTTCATAGGGATATTTAAGTGCTTGAAAACAGAAATATGCACCAGCATGATTTTTGGTAGATTTGCTCCTAATATGAACCTGCTGTTAACAGGTTAAGCATAGCAGAACTTTTTCAGAGACTTACAAAAAGGATTTCCATGTTTTTATCTTCCATGTTTTGATAAAAACATATGGTTTGAGAAGAAAGATTGGTGACAGCCAGCATCTTGACTGTGCTGAAGATTCAGATAATATGCGCGTACGTTATaattcaaatctgaaaatgaaaaaataaaaaaaaagaacctgttggaacctggaaccgacaaCCACGGAACTGTGGCTTGGAACTGTGACaggggtaggttccaggttcttggttctaacgggtaggttccaggttccaaattttttggaacctgtacccgagggtaggttccaggttccagacggaaccaaaccggaacctggaaccgctcacccctactacTCACTAGGACCAGCTTGCGGAAACGAACGACGCCGTATTCTCGGGTCTTGCCAAACGGGTCTTGCCAAACGACGTCGTCGTGGATGACCTCGTTCTTTCTTCACTCCGCTCCAGTCGCTTCCAAATTCCAAATCCAATCCCTATAAAACCTGCTAATCCATTTTGggccccaaaaaaagaaacgctCTTGATCACTTGACCCCCCATAAAAAGAGGGACACTTAACTAGGTTCCGATGGTTCTGCGGAAAATgcaacattttcctaaaaaatgttttgcagaaAGTCACTTTCcaagaaaaaatgtcatatttgGTGTttgattgaaacttgaaaatacactagagataattttctGTTATTTGctatagaaaattcaatttgatttttctaaataacaTACACTTCTTAAGTGCTAGTAATTCATGCTTGGGTAGCCAAGAAACCAGGTACGGGCACTAGAGTCCCACATCCG
Above is a window of Eucalyptus grandis isolate ANBG69807.140 chromosome 9, ASM1654582v1, whole genome shotgun sequence DNA encoding:
- the LOC104419396 gene encoding ATP synthase subunit O, mitochondrial — translated: MAMAGRIRSSLPLLSRMMAAAADSLSGQRCALSRALLCPTVSKAEVSRSYSTDLAKKGDKVKVPLVLYGGSGNYASALYLAAVKANTLDKVESEFVDLVEASERSATFSQFMKDLTVPADIRVKAVNAICDEAKFSEITKNFLVLLAENGRLRHLDDIVKKFRELSMAHRGEVKAIVTTVIPLPPEEEKELKETLQEVIGKGKKVNLEQKIDPSILGGLVVEFDMKVFDMSIVTRAKQMERFLREPMNDLI
- the LOC104417246 gene encoding protein RESTRICTED TEV MOVEMENT 3-like isoform X3, translated to MGKQEMVGEQLVTSWKYLWKITNFNSLSSVRCLLIYPKGNRTNSLALYLSVANPTGLPDGWSRFALFKLTLVNQINAGSSKRKGNYLC
- the LOC104417246 gene encoding MATH domain and coiled-coil domain-containing protein At3g58250-like isoform X1, with the protein product MGKQEMVGEQLVTSWKYLWKITNFNSLSSVRCLLIYPKGNRTNSLALYLSVANPTGLPDGWSRFALFKLTLVNQINAGSSKRKETEHIFTARESDWGFTSFILTCCSETICVKRELQHLQDEVLEI
- the LOC104417246 gene encoding MATH domain and coiled-coil domain-containing protein At3g58250-like isoform X2, coding for MVGEQLVTSWKYLWKITNFNSLSSVRCLLIYPKGNRTNSLALYLSVANPTGLPDGWSRFALFKLTLVNQINAGSSKRKETEHIFTARESDWGFTSFILTCCSETICVKRELQHLQDEVLEI